The region TGAAGGAAGGCGCTGCGAGATTTGCGGAGTTTCCTGGAGTTGTTGGATTGCAGACTTTTTGTCTTCTTGAACCATCTATCCACCTCAATTGTTTGACCAAGGGATATCACCATGGCTGGAGGTGGCGCTGGTCCGACCGGCTTCGATGCTGCACTTCAGAGACGTCAGGCCCTCATGGGCGCGAGTGGCCCTAGGGCCCTTGTGAAGAATGGAAAGGTCTTTCTCATCGCCTTGTTCGCCTGTCTTGGTGGTGTGCTCTACGGATACAACCAGGGCATGTTCAGCGGAATTTTGGCTATGCCCTCGTTCGGAAAACGTATGTAACTTCTTCCTTCCACGCCAACTGCTGCTTACAGACGAGGTAGAAACCGATGGGTACATTGATAATCCAACGCAAAAGGGATGGTTGACTGCGATCTTGGAACTCGGAGCTTGGTTTGGAGCCGTCATGTCGGGATTCGTGGCAGAGAGCATGTCACGAAAGTACGGCATCTTGATTGCGACCGCCGTTTTTATTGTTGGTGTCGTGGTACAAATCAGTGCTATTTCAGGTGGTCATGAAGAGATTCTCGCTGGCCGATTCATTACGTTCGTTTAATCCTCCGGTTTGAATGACTTGAACTCTACTAATGATCAACAGTGGTGTTGGCGTCGGTGGTCTCTCCGTCATTGTGCCCATGTACAACAGCGAATGCGCGCCTCCGTACGTAACGACTATTAATTTCCAGCTTTAGAGGATGCTAACTCCCACGCAGTGAAGTTCGTGGCGCACTCGTAGCTCTTCAACAACTTGCCATTACGTTCGGTATCATGATAAGTTTCTGGATCAACTACGGAACTAACTACATTGGCGGTACAACACTCGAAACGCAGTCAAACGCCGCCTGGCTCGTTCCCATTTGTCTGCAGTTGCTTCCAGCTTTCATCCTCATCATCGGCATGATTTGGATGCCCTTCTCCCCCCGCTGGCTCGTCCACCACGGCCgcgaagaagaagctcgCAGTAACCTCGCCTCCCTGCGCAATCTACCTATTGACCACGAGCTCATTGAGTTGGAATTCCTGGAAATCAAAGCACAATCCATGTTCGAGAAGCGCAGTATCGCTGAAGCATTTCCCCATCTACGTGAGCAGACGGCGTGGAATATCTTCAAATTGCAATTTGTGGCGATTGGATCGTTGTTCAAGACAAAGGCCATGTTCAAGAGGGTGGTTGTTGCTACGGTGTCTATGTTTTTCCAGCAGTGGACGGGTATCAATGCAGTAAGTTCATCCCGTTTCCTTGGCATCTGGGGATATGCTGACGAAGTCTAGATCCTATACTACGCACCTCAAATTTTCAAGCAAATCGGGCTTACAGGAAACACGACATCCCTCCTCGCCACGGGTGTTGTAGGAATCGTGATGTTCATTGCAACAAGTATGTCCTCCCCCACTCCTGCGACCTGGTCCCATACTAACATCCCCTCCCCACAGTCCCTGCAGTCCTCTACATCGACCGCCTAGGCCGTAAACCCGTCCTCGCCGTCGGTGCAATCGGCATGGCATTCTCCCACTTCGTCATCGCCGTCATCCTCGCAAAGAACATTGATAACTTTGAAAATCACCGTGCTGCAGGTTGGGCGGCCGTGGTCATGGTTTGGTTGTTTGTGATTCATTTTGGATATTCTTGGGGTCCTTGTGCTTGGATTTTGATTGCTGGTACGTCCTTTCTCTCCAGCCCCTCCCCTGTGTCGCTTGTTCGATGTGTGAATGAAAAGCCGCTAATACTCATAATCAGAAATCTGGCCCCTATCAACTCGCCCCTATGGTACTGCTCTTGGCGGCTCCTCCAACTGGATGAACAACTTCATCATCGGTCAAATCACCCCCGAACTCCTCGAAAACATCACTTACGGTACCTACATCCTTTTCGGACTGGTCACCACGCTCGGAGCCGCGTTTATCTGGTTCTTCGTCCCGGAAACGAAGAGGCTGACGCTCGAGGAGATGGACACGATTTTCGGATCTGAGGGCGTTGCCGCCAAGGATAAGGAGAGGATGGATGAGATTAACAGGGAGATTGGACTGGCGGGGCTGGCAATGGGAGATGCGGAGAGTGGCAATGGGAGTGCAGAGGTTCAGGTTGTGGGAGGTGAGAAGGTTTAGGGCGGTGCGAGGCTGTTGTAGAGGGTTATGGGTTCAGAGGGGACCTTGCTAAGAACATATATTGGTGATAGTTGGCTATATTCACTACCGTCTTTGAGATAATTTTCGGCTCAGAAATACAAAGTCAGAAGATCAAAACTTGGCAGTTTCTGTTCTGAATGCACACATGCATACACT is a window of Pyrenophora tritici-repentis strain M4 chromosome 2, whole genome shotgun sequence DNA encoding:
- a CDS encoding ProP, Permease major facilitator superfamily; the encoded protein is MAGGGAGPTGFDAALQRRQALMGASGPRALVKNGKVFLIALFACLGGVLYGYNQGMFSGILAMPSFGKQTDGYIDNPTQKGWLTAILELGAWFGAVMSGFVAESMSRKYGILIATAVFIVGVVVQISAISGGHEEILAGRFITGVGVGGLSVIVPMYNSECAPPEVRGALVALQQLAITFGIMISFWINYGTNYIGGTTLETQSNAAWLVPICLQLLPAFILIIGMIWMPFSPRWLVHHGREEEARSNLASLRNLPIDHELIELEFLEIKAQSMFEKRSIAEAFPHLREQTAWNIFKLQFVAIGSLFKTKAMFKRVVVATVSMFFQQWTGINAILYYAPQIFKQIGLTGNTTSLLATGVVGIVMFIATIPAVLYIDRLGRKPVLAVGAIGMAFSHFVIAVILAKNIDNFENHRAAGWAAVVMVWLFVIHFGYSWGPCAWILIAEIWPLSTRPYGTALGGSSNWMNNFIIGQITPELLENITYGTYILFGLVTTLGAAFIWFFVPETKRLTLEEMDTIFGSEGVAAKDKERMDEINREIGLAGLAMGDAESGNGSAEVQVVGGEKV